The Sorangiineae bacterium MSr11367 genome window below encodes:
- a CDS encoding cupin-like domain-containing protein, which yields MMLSWIPRIERPSLDEFEARYLLRRTPVVIRGLYGGEAISGTFRVPELARAFDRLDDVLSHSFSARAGSFAHLQFDADHRNALQTHVSGRKRVFLFHPSAARHLLPLCNVAGVCLQHLNDDERECLLRRTGGMQAVLQPGETLFIPALYWHYADYLDPGTSFDVRFGRNRYNRFFATNFMPDYRVQALSALLSGPEHPLAEEIVGPIVDAFSKDGLTRSGRYRAVRDITRKLWERYTPDGIGEPPYRFDLTLQEDQMFESSWQSGDLYERLTAPRA from the coding sequence ATGATGCTTAGCTGGATTCCCCGCATCGAGCGTCCGAGCCTCGATGAATTCGAAGCGCGCTACCTTCTCCGTCGGACTCCCGTGGTCATTCGCGGGCTCTACGGGGGAGAAGCCATCTCGGGCACGTTTCGAGTTCCCGAACTGGCGCGCGCGTTCGATCGCCTGGACGACGTCCTGAGCCACTCCTTCTCGGCGCGGGCCGGAAGCTTCGCCCACCTCCAGTTCGACGCCGATCATCGAAACGCCTTGCAGACGCACGTCTCTGGACGAAAGCGAGTCTTCTTGTTCCACCCTTCGGCCGCGCGGCACCTCTTGCCCCTCTGCAACGTCGCCGGCGTCTGCCTTCAGCACCTGAACGACGATGAACGAGAATGCCTGCTCCGGAGGACCGGAGGCATGCAGGCGGTCTTGCAACCTGGCGAGACGCTGTTCATTCCCGCTCTGTATTGGCACTACGCCGACTATCTCGACCCCGGCACGTCTTTCGACGTTCGATTCGGGCGAAATCGATACAATCGATTCTTCGCCACGAACTTTATGCCCGATTATCGGGTCCAGGCGCTCAGCGCGTTGTTGAGCGGCCCCGAACATCCCTTGGCCGAGGAGATCGTCGGTCCGATCGTGGACGCTTTCTCGAAGGACGGTTTGACGCGATCCGGAAGGTACCGTGCCGTGCGCGACATCACGCGAAAGCTATGGGAGCGGTACACGCCGGACGGCATTGGGGAGCCGCCCTATCGCTTCGACCTTACGCTGCAGGAAGACCAGATGTTCGAATCGTCCTGGCAATCCGGCGACTTGTACGAGCGCCTCACGGCGCCACGTGCGTAG
- a CDS encoding pectinacetylesterase family protein, with protein MRSHPLFSAAMFVPCLALASLITSGASCGGDDSTNIPGPADSGKDSSGGNVLGDSGGGRGDSGNGGNDSGTVDGGDSGLTCAPFDVGEPAPESPANEWKWVPVAGAKCRNGSDTGFAIRRKPDSKKLMIYLQGGGACFNAATCTANPQSFDFGSWNGTQSNRGILSNTNAGNPVKDWNAVFFPYCSGDIFGGSVESGDVPGVVGKQRFTGVANVLAYLKTIVPTFPNVDQVLLTGSSAGGFGASISYERVAKAFCPRPVTMIDDAGPVMSDTYLAPCLQKRFREVWNLNAGLPADCTACNLGDGGNSGGLVNAIPFVIDKYPQGRFGLLSALQDSTIRTFMSFGENNCQNLDGVPVSSYPGDKYAQGLGDLRDNYLKATGRTSTYYVSGERHTFLYGDEFYSTKVGNVALTDWVAGILNGAEPTHVAP; from the coding sequence ATGCGAAGCCATCCGCTCTTCTCTGCGGCCATGTTCGTGCCCTGTTTGGCATTGGCCTCCCTCATCACCTCGGGCGCCAGCTGCGGCGGTGACGACAGCACGAACATCCCCGGGCCTGCGGATTCGGGAAAGGATAGCTCGGGCGGCAACGTGTTGGGCGACAGCGGCGGGGGCAGGGGAGACTCGGGCAACGGCGGCAACGACAGCGGCACCGTGGATGGTGGCGACTCCGGCCTGACGTGCGCGCCCTTCGACGTCGGCGAGCCGGCACCGGAGAGCCCCGCCAATGAATGGAAGTGGGTCCCCGTGGCGGGAGCGAAGTGCCGCAACGGATCGGATACGGGCTTCGCCATTCGACGAAAGCCAGACTCGAAGAAGCTCATGATCTACCTCCAAGGCGGAGGTGCCTGCTTCAACGCCGCGACCTGCACTGCCAACCCGCAAAGCTTCGACTTCGGCTCCTGGAACGGGACCCAGAGCAACCGCGGTATCCTGAGCAACACGAACGCCGGCAACCCGGTCAAAGATTGGAACGCCGTCTTCTTTCCGTATTGCTCTGGCGATATCTTTGGCGGCAGCGTGGAAAGCGGCGACGTTCCCGGGGTAGTAGGGAAGCAGCGATTTACAGGGGTCGCCAACGTGCTGGCCTATCTGAAGACCATCGTGCCCACGTTCCCCAACGTAGACCAAGTGCTCCTGACCGGCAGCAGCGCCGGTGGATTTGGCGCATCCATCAGCTACGAGCGCGTGGCCAAGGCATTCTGCCCGCGTCCCGTCACCATGATCGACGACGCCGGTCCGGTCATGTCCGACACCTATCTCGCGCCCTGTTTGCAAAAGCGTTTTCGCGAGGTGTGGAACCTCAACGCCGGCCTCCCCGCCGATTGCACGGCCTGCAACCTCGGTGACGGCGGCAACAGCGGCGGTCTGGTCAACGCCATTCCCTTCGTCATCGACAAGTACCCGCAAGGCCGATTCGGACTTCTCTCTGCCCTCCAGGACTCCACCATTCGCACGTTCATGTCCTTCGGCGAAAACAATTGTCAAAACCTCGACGGCGTCCCAGTCTCCTCCTATCCCGGCGACAAATACGCCCAAGGCCTGGGCGATCTCCGCGACAACTATCTAAAGGCCACCGGCCGCACGAGCACGTATTACGTCTCCGGCGAAAGGCACACCTTCCTCTACGGCGACGAGTTCTACTCCACCAAAGTCGGCAACGTCGCCCTCACCGACTGGGTCGCCGGCATCCTCAACGGCGCCGAACCTACGCACGTGGCGCCGTGA
- a CDS encoding S8 family serine peptidase, whose translation MKRRHAYFPVPILPALALAACSSGPEPSATSNADRSGIWLDSMAISTDLPSGSGTRLAGSDTSSPYQLIKFPGPVSRDDMARLRAQVDRIYTYLPHDTFLVRARTSVDAFWSSAYQPEHKIPRALRDRMALSSGSEQLLVQVFPDADLDAIASRLQRAGATILGRKPGNRFSRVRLRAPASLVSALAAIPEVFWIEPETRRVLYNDTTVWVGQSGLSGGQTTPIFDKGIHGEGQTVAVLDTGIDPDSCYFRDTALNRLPPANACNGAAAVDAAQRKILAVDFLASAECNGGISGSEWDTQGHGTHVAGTIAGDNFAHPIAHDSGDGMAPGAKLVVQDGGYGEDDCADLPGIGCPVVDLNPIFQQAYDQGARLHSNSWGDQENASVQNNYTAGSQDVDEFMWNHKDFLVLFAAGNSGPGTGSVGSPSTAKSGISVGATQRAASANSMASFSSCGPTDDNRVKPDITVPGSGIVSARNDTNTASNNCNTTSMSGTSMATPGAAGFGALVRQYYTDGFYPSGAANTADRLTPSAALIKATMINSATPMTNAGSIPGNCQGWGRVLLDDALYFTGQPRRLLAADDAGFPQGGSGQVKTFTLDVDSSASLKVTLTWTDYPSTPAANPHLNNDLDLEVKGPGGTYLGNVLTNGGSTTGGSADRRNTVEQVILASPPSGTYTITVRGFNLPSGDQPFSLVATYAARSAPADAGTSDAGDAGDTPDSSSEPAPDSGPPANVGADAGKRDTGSVNAIDNDVAAGSDGCTISSGTGVTTHSSHGLALSVSALALLAVRRRRRLANTE comes from the coding sequence ATGAAGCGGCGACACGCCTACTTCCCGGTGCCTATTTTGCCTGCATTGGCACTTGCCGCATGCAGCTCGGGCCCCGAGCCATCCGCCACGTCCAACGCGGATCGCTCGGGAATTTGGCTCGATTCGATGGCCATTTCCACCGATCTCCCGAGTGGATCTGGGACCCGATTGGCCGGTAGCGATACTTCGTCACCGTATCAATTGATCAAATTCCCAGGCCCTGTCTCCCGCGACGACATGGCCCGCCTCCGCGCCCAAGTCGACCGAATTTATACGTACCTTCCACACGATACCTTTCTCGTGCGGGCCCGCACCTCCGTGGACGCGTTCTGGAGTAGCGCGTACCAACCGGAGCACAAGATCCCGCGCGCGCTCCGCGACCGAATGGCCCTTTCCTCGGGGAGCGAGCAACTCCTCGTTCAAGTCTTCCCGGACGCGGACCTGGATGCCATTGCATCCAGGTTGCAACGAGCCGGTGCGACGATCCTCGGCCGCAAGCCCGGCAACCGCTTCTCCCGGGTGCGCCTGCGCGCCCCCGCGTCGCTCGTCTCCGCCCTGGCGGCGATCCCGGAGGTCTTCTGGATCGAGCCCGAAACGCGCCGAGTGCTCTACAACGACACGACCGTATGGGTCGGTCAATCCGGCCTGTCGGGCGGCCAAACGACGCCCATCTTCGACAAAGGCATCCACGGGGAAGGCCAGACCGTTGCCGTCTTGGACACCGGCATCGATCCCGACTCTTGCTACTTTCGGGACACCGCCCTCAATCGCCTGCCGCCCGCCAATGCCTGCAACGGCGCCGCCGCGGTCGATGCCGCGCAGCGGAAAATCCTCGCCGTCGACTTCCTCGCCAGCGCGGAATGCAACGGGGGCATCTCCGGCAGCGAGTGGGATACCCAAGGCCACGGCACCCACGTCGCCGGCACCATCGCAGGCGACAATTTTGCCCATCCCATCGCCCACGATTCCGGTGATGGCATGGCCCCGGGCGCGAAGCTCGTCGTGCAAGACGGCGGCTACGGTGAAGACGATTGCGCCGACCTTCCGGGAATTGGTTGCCCCGTGGTGGACTTGAATCCCATCTTCCAGCAAGCGTACGACCAAGGCGCGCGCCTGCACTCCAATTCGTGGGGCGATCAGGAAAACGCCTCCGTGCAGAACAATTACACGGCGGGCTCGCAAGACGTCGACGAGTTCATGTGGAACCACAAGGACTTCTTGGTCCTTTTCGCCGCGGGCAACTCCGGCCCCGGCACGGGCTCCGTGGGGAGCCCGTCCACGGCCAAAAGCGGCATTTCGGTGGGCGCCACGCAGCGGGCCGCGAGCGCGAACTCCATGGCGAGCTTCTCGAGTTGCGGCCCCACGGACGACAATCGGGTGAAGCCGGACATCACCGTTCCCGGCTCGGGCATCGTCTCCGCGCGCAACGACACCAACACGGCGTCGAACAACTGCAACACCACCTCCATGAGCGGCACCAGCATGGCCACCCCCGGTGCCGCGGGCTTTGGCGCCCTGGTTCGCCAGTATTACACGGACGGCTTCTACCCCAGCGGCGCCGCCAATACGGCCGACCGCCTCACGCCATCCGCCGCCTTGATCAAGGCCACCATGATCAATTCGGCCACACCGATGACCAATGCGGGCTCCATCCCGGGCAATTGCCAGGGCTGGGGCCGTGTCTTGCTCGACGACGCGCTGTACTTCACGGGACAACCCCGTCGGTTGCTCGCCGCCGACGATGCAGGCTTCCCCCAAGGGGGCTCGGGCCAGGTAAAGACATTTACGCTCGATGTGGATTCCAGTGCTTCCCTGAAGGTGACGTTGACGTGGACCGACTATCCATCGACCCCCGCCGCCAATCCTCATCTGAATAACGATCTGGATCTCGAGGTCAAAGGCCCCGGCGGCACGTATCTTGGCAATGTATTGACGAACGGTGGGTCCACCACGGGTGGTTCCGCCGATCGACGCAATACCGTCGAACAGGTGATTCTCGCCAGCCCACCTTCGGGCACGTACACCATCACGGTGCGAGGGTTCAATCTGCCGAGTGGCGATCAACCCTTCTCTTTGGTGGCCACCTACGCCGCCCGATCGGCGCCCGCCGACGCCGGCACTTCCGACGCGGGCGACGCGGGCGATACCCCCGATTCATCGAGCGAGCCCGCGCCGGACTCCGGCCCGCCCGCCAACGTCGGTGCCGATGCAGGAAAGCGCGACACGGGATCGGTCAACGCGATCGACAACGATGTTGCCGCGGGCAGCGATGGTTGCACCATTTCGAGCGGCACCGGCGTCACGACCCACTCGTCGCACGGCCTCGCACTCTCCGTTTCCGCATTAGCTCTTCTTGCAGTGCGTCGTCGCCGCCGATTGGCAAATACCGAATAA
- a CDS encoding LysR family transcriptional regulator codes for MLPSLDNLRCFLSAARLLNFRKAARPLGITPAAFGQRIRQLEAELGTELFRRTTRSVALTDAGMALVPHAEKCLAAASDCLRAARGETGPTPMDLTLGTRWELGMSWILPQLDPLAASMPWMHIHLYFGSGPDLLFRVRTLEVDCAITSSRLGDAKLDSLQLHRENYVFCGARSLLRKKPLARPEHAREHVLLDYAPDLPLFRYWKDASGGGDRLHFRQITCLGSVHAIAVRVTEGAGIAVLPEYMIRRELENGTLQEVFKSVTPLHDHFRLVFRPDDPRRSVYEGLARALMDVPLQ; via the coding sequence GTGCTTCCGTCGTTGGATAACTTACGCTGTTTTCTGTCGGCGGCGCGGCTGCTCAACTTTCGGAAGGCGGCGCGGCCTTTGGGCATTACGCCGGCGGCGTTCGGGCAGCGCATTCGGCAGCTCGAGGCGGAGCTGGGGACGGAGCTCTTTCGGCGTACCACGCGGTCCGTGGCCTTGACCGATGCGGGCATGGCGCTCGTGCCGCACGCGGAAAAGTGCCTGGCGGCAGCCAGCGATTGCCTGCGCGCCGCGCGCGGGGAGACGGGCCCCACGCCGATGGATCTCACCTTGGGCACGCGCTGGGAGCTCGGCATGAGTTGGATTCTGCCGCAGCTCGATCCCCTCGCCGCTTCGATGCCGTGGATGCACATTCATCTCTACTTCGGCTCGGGCCCCGACCTTCTCTTTCGCGTGCGCACCCTGGAGGTGGATTGCGCCATCACGTCCAGCCGCCTGGGCGATGCCAAGTTGGACTCGCTGCAACTGCATCGCGAGAATTACGTCTTTTGCGGCGCGCGATCGCTATTGCGCAAAAAGCCCCTCGCCCGCCCCGAGCATGCGCGCGAGCACGTGCTTCTCGATTATGCGCCCGATCTGCCGCTGTTTCGCTATTGGAAGGATGCCTCGGGCGGTGGCGATCGGCTTCACTTTCGGCAGATTACCTGTTTGGGGAGTGTGCATGCCATCGCGGTTCGCGTGACGGAGGGCGCCGGGATCGCCGTGTTGCCGGAGTACATGATTCGCCGCGAGCTCGAGAATGGGACGCTGCAGGAGGTGTTCAAGTCGGTGACGCCGTTGCACGACCATTTTCGGCTGGTGTTCCGGCCGGATGATCCACGGCGAAGCGTGTACGAGGGCCTGGCGCGGGCGTTGATGGACGTGCCGCTTCAGTGA
- a CDS encoding caleosin family protein: MTPLQTHVSFFDPEGTGVITLGQTFRGLSRLGVSWALALILTPIINGFLGYLTTGKPGFKVYIDRIAQGKHPFDTGVFDDEGNFDQAAFDALFDGISGDALTTVEMRKVIVGRGNRRPRMGALSAFLGNWFSDKEVRLLFCVASDTAKLENGAKVPAMRKRTVQRFFEGTLLHDVARARAWSAGHVDH, encoded by the coding sequence ATGACGCCTCTTCAGACGCACGTGAGCTTTTTCGATCCCGAGGGCACGGGGGTGATCACCCTGGGGCAGACGTTCCGCGGCCTTTCGAGGCTCGGCGTGTCGTGGGCGTTGGCGCTCATTTTGACGCCGATCATCAATGGCTTTCTCGGATACCTCACCACGGGAAAACCCGGTTTCAAGGTGTACATCGACCGCATCGCCCAGGGTAAACACCCCTTCGATACGGGGGTGTTCGACGATGAGGGGAACTTCGACCAGGCGGCATTCGACGCACTCTTCGACGGTATTTCCGGCGATGCGTTGACCACCGTGGAAATGCGCAAGGTGATCGTCGGGCGCGGCAATCGACGCCCTCGAATGGGAGCGTTGAGCGCCTTCCTCGGCAACTGGTTCTCCGACAAGGAGGTGCGCCTGTTGTTTTGCGTCGCCTCCGACACCGCCAAGCTGGAAAACGGCGCCAAGGTTCCCGCCATGCGCAAACGCACCGTGCAACGCTTCTTCGAGGGCACCCTCCTGCACGACGTCGCCCGCGCCCGCGCATGGAGCGCAGGCCACGTTGATCACTGA
- a CDS encoding protein kinase, producing MSNLGGAAYGFRGTKRFVLEGHLGEGGMGVVHRARDVERGEVVALKLMTRVDPSALLRFKREFRALADIVHANVVQLYELFSEGDSWFFTMELLDGLDFVSAMHSSGPPPTSVERTVTNRFIEEDGPTLVAPHQFYEAVQAGHDRAQVMRAAGGYQPFAVRDVDRLRDGLRQLADGINAIHAAGKLHRDVKPSNVLVTRAGRVVLLDFGVVADSMPDRRASEYDALVGTPAYMAPEQAAFKRATTASDWYAIGVILYEVLTRTLPFGGNLSEMLMRKQKAMPPPPSELVNGIPQDLERLCMDLLRTDPKERPSGEEVLRRLEGEPSLSVTSSVEIPFVGRGAQLSALDEAFQLSLRGKSVVLRIFGRSGMGKSALVSRFLGNLAARSDVLVLSGRCYEREAVPFKAVDQVVDELSRWLSRCPDEEVWSLAPQGIHQLVRLFPVLRDARMVDSSLEGPRSLAAPPVAPHAQAERDEAEVADPQEVRRRAFAALKELLGAISMRYPLLIHIDDMQWGDVDSVQLLESLLAPPSLSSVLLVCSYRTELEETSAALQALHDVEERIAPVCLFRRVEVGELSPPETMELARALLRHPGDTIARAVVSEAHGSPFFVAELARWANERPSLARSEGVISLEQVILARVAELPDDARALLEVLSVAAGPLEHRVAESASGSVGSYFAALLQLRSARLIHTRGLSARDSAETTHDRIRETLAGSLSEERRQQCHLGLARALAASDTADPEAVFHHFFAGGDRESAKKYAVRAAEAANEALAFLRAARLYEAAIELGAGAARELYRELGDALASAGRGAKAADAYLAAAADTAPDEAIELRRLAAEYLLKGGREREGLRVMRTVLDAVGVSYPVSTEAALASFVYNDARLRLSWAVRRPTSMRSPSRVELSRADAVFSAATGLALTDVLRGADFGTRALLLAMEAGDPLRLCRALAVAASNVASAGEPGRQRAEEMVRTAEQIADHTGDPHSVALSQLAAAFVHFFLGEWRSARKKLERADGIFRARCRFAAWELANTQAWTCNVLILSGELREAGERIPSIVEEARAREDRFALMHSIYPHCIAHIVGDDVDGAWRVTQGIAGSSSNGGPGDGDMITSAHWGAMIASCSVQRYRGDGVAAWWRSERDMPALEKTHLLRAAMVRTFTLYEQALTAASAVTCEKLATHRSRFIDERQLLAVIDRAAKRLLREKLRYAPAMGHMLRATAAAARGDREGARTALEITVPMLDGADLGYLAACARHRLGALLGGATGAELMERALDFFTAQGVRNVDRCLAMSAPGFEEILGR from the coding sequence ATGTCCAACTTGGGTGGCGCGGCCTATGGATTTCGCGGGACGAAACGATTCGTCCTCGAAGGTCACCTCGGTGAGGGGGGCATGGGGGTCGTCCATCGCGCGCGCGACGTGGAGCGCGGCGAGGTGGTCGCGCTCAAGTTGATGACGCGGGTCGACCCGTCGGCCTTGCTGCGTTTCAAACGAGAATTCCGCGCTCTGGCCGATATCGTCCATGCCAACGTGGTGCAGCTTTACGAGCTGTTCTCGGAGGGCGACTCGTGGTTCTTCACCATGGAGCTGCTCGACGGCTTGGACTTCGTCTCCGCCATGCACTCGAGCGGCCCGCCGCCCACGAGCGTCGAGCGCACCGTCACGAACCGCTTCATCGAGGAAGACGGGCCCACGTTGGTGGCCCCGCACCAATTCTACGAGGCCGTTCAGGCCGGGCACGATCGCGCTCAAGTCATGCGCGCCGCCGGCGGGTACCAGCCCTTCGCCGTGCGCGACGTGGATCGTCTGCGCGACGGATTGCGCCAACTCGCGGACGGGATCAATGCCATTCACGCGGCAGGCAAGTTGCACCGCGACGTCAAGCCGTCCAACGTGCTGGTCACCCGCGCAGGGCGCGTGGTGCTGCTCGACTTCGGCGTGGTCGCCGACAGCATGCCGGACCGGCGCGCCTCCGAGTACGACGCGCTGGTGGGCACGCCCGCGTACATGGCCCCGGAGCAAGCGGCCTTCAAACGCGCCACCACCGCCTCCGACTGGTACGCCATCGGCGTCATTCTCTACGAGGTGCTGACCCGCACCTTGCCGTTCGGCGGCAACCTGAGCGAAATGCTCATGCGCAAGCAGAAGGCCATGCCGCCGCCGCCCTCGGAGCTGGTGAACGGCATCCCGCAAGATCTCGAGCGCCTGTGCATGGACTTGCTCCGCACGGATCCGAAGGAGCGTCCCTCCGGCGAAGAAGTCCTGCGGCGCCTCGAGGGCGAGCCATCGCTCAGCGTCACCTCGTCGGTGGAGATCCCGTTCGTCGGCCGCGGCGCGCAACTTTCCGCGCTCGACGAGGCCTTTCAACTGAGCTTGCGCGGCAAGTCCGTGGTGCTCCGCATTTTCGGGCGCTCGGGCATGGGCAAGAGCGCGCTCGTATCGCGCTTCTTGGGCAACCTCGCGGCGCGCTCCGACGTGCTGGTGCTCTCCGGTCGCTGCTACGAGCGCGAGGCTGTGCCGTTCAAGGCCGTCGATCAAGTGGTGGACGAGCTCAGTCGATGGCTTTCGCGCTGCCCGGACGAGGAAGTGTGGTCGCTCGCCCCGCAGGGCATCCATCAGCTGGTGCGGCTCTTTCCCGTGCTGCGCGATGCGCGCATGGTCGACAGCAGCCTCGAGGGACCGCGTTCGCTGGCGGCGCCGCCGGTTGCACCGCACGCGCAGGCCGAGCGCGACGAGGCCGAGGTGGCCGATCCGCAGGAGGTGCGGCGGCGGGCGTTCGCCGCCTTGAAGGAGTTGCTCGGCGCGATCAGCATGCGCTACCCGCTGCTAATCCACATCGATGACATGCAGTGGGGCGATGTCGACAGCGTGCAGCTGCTCGAGTCGCTCTTGGCGCCGCCATCGCTGTCGTCGGTGCTTCTGGTGTGCAGCTACCGAACCGAGCTCGAAGAGACGAGCGCCGCGCTGCAAGCCCTGCACGATGTCGAAGAGCGCATCGCGCCCGTGTGCCTGTTCCGGCGCGTGGAGGTGGGGGAGCTTTCGCCGCCCGAAACGATGGAGCTCGCGCGCGCGTTGCTGCGGCACCCGGGCGATACGATTGCGCGCGCGGTGGTCTCGGAGGCGCACGGCAGTCCGTTCTTCGTGGCCGAGCTCGCGCGATGGGCCAACGAGCGACCGAGCCTGGCGCGCAGCGAAGGGGTCATCTCGCTGGAGCAGGTGATCCTCGCCCGCGTGGCCGAGCTGCCCGACGATGCGCGTGCGCTGCTCGAGGTGCTGAGCGTGGCCGCGGGCCCGCTCGAACACCGCGTGGCGGAGAGCGCATCGGGCAGCGTGGGCTCCTACTTCGCCGCGCTCTTGCAGCTGCGCAGTGCGCGGCTGATTCACACGCGCGGGCTGTCGGCACGGGACTCGGCGGAGACCACGCACGACCGGATCCGCGAGACCTTGGCGGGCAGCCTCTCCGAGGAGCGACGGCAGCAGTGCCACCTCGGGCTGGCGCGGGCGCTCGCCGCGAGCGATACCGCGGATCCCGAGGCGGTGTTTCATCACTTTTTCGCGGGGGGCGATCGCGAGAGCGCGAAGAAATACGCGGTGCGGGCGGCGGAGGCGGCGAACGAGGCGTTGGCCTTCTTGCGCGCCGCGCGGCTGTACGAGGCGGCCATCGAGCTGGGGGCCGGCGCGGCGCGCGAGCTCTATCGCGAATTGGGCGATGCACTGGCGAGCGCCGGGCGCGGAGCCAAGGCCGCCGACGCGTACTTGGCCGCGGCCGCCGACACCGCGCCGGACGAGGCCATCGAGCTGCGGCGCCTGGCCGCGGAATACCTGCTCAAGGGCGGACGCGAGCGCGAAGGTTTGCGCGTCATGCGCACGGTGCTCGACGCGGTGGGCGTGAGCTACCCCGTGTCGACCGAGGCGGCGCTTGCATCCTTCGTCTACAACGACGCGCGGCTGCGGCTCTCGTGGGCCGTGCGCCGCCCCACGTCCATGCGATCGCCCTCGCGGGTCGAGCTGTCGCGGGCCGACGCGGTGTTCTCCGCGGCGACGGGGCTCGCGCTGACCGATGTGCTGCGCGGCGCGGATTTCGGCACACGCGCGCTTCTCCTCGCGATGGAGGCGGGCGATCCTCTGCGATTGTGCCGCGCCCTCGCAGTGGCCGCGAGCAACGTTGCCAGCGCCGGGGAGCCGGGTCGTCAGCGCGCCGAAGAGATGGTGCGCACGGCGGAGCAAATCGCCGACCACACCGGAGATCCGCATAGTGTGGCCCTTTCGCAATTGGCCGCGGCCTTCGTGCATTTCTTCCTGGGCGAGTGGCGGAGTGCTCGCAAAAAGTTGGAACGCGCCGATGGCATCTTTCGAGCGCGGTGCCGCTTCGCCGCGTGGGAGTTGGCCAACACGCAGGCATGGACTTGCAACGTGCTCATTCTGAGCGGCGAGCTGCGCGAGGCCGGGGAGCGCATCCCGTCGATCGTGGAAGAGGCGAGGGCGCGCGAAGATCGTTTTGCGCTGATGCATTCGATCTATCCGCATTGCATCGCGCACATCGTCGGCGACGATGTCGACGGCGCCTGGCGGGTCACCCAGGGGATCGCGGGCAGTTCCTCGAACGGAGGACCCGGCGATGGCGACATGATCACCAGCGCCCATTGGGGCGCGATGATTGCGTCATGCTCCGTGCAGCGCTATCGCGGCGACGGGGTTGCAGCGTGGTGGCGCTCGGAGCGGGACATGCCCGCGCTCGAGAAGACGCACCTCTTGCGCGCCGCCATGGTTCGCACCTTCACCTTGTACGAGCAGGCGCTTACCGCGGCGTCGGCCGTCACGTGCGAGAAGCTCGCGACGCATCGTTCGCGCTTCATCGACGAACGGCAGCTGCTCGCGGTCATCGATCGCGCGGCCAAGCGCCTTTTGCGCGAGAAGCTCCGCTACGCGCCGGCCATGGGCCACATGCTGCGCGCCACCGCGGCTGCCGCCCGTGGCGATCGCGAAGGGGCACGCACGGCATTGGAAATCACGGTTCCCATGCTCGACGGGGCCGATCTCGGTTACCTGGCCGCGTGCGCGCGCCACCGCTTGGGGGCGTTGCTCGGCGGTGCGACGGGCGCCGAATTGATGGAACGCGCGCTCGACTTTTTCACGGCCCAAGGTGTGCGCAATGTCGATCGCTGTCTGGCCATGAGCGCCCCCGGCTTCGAAGAGATCCTCGGGCGATGA
- a CDS encoding NUDIX domain-containing protein — MVNKVRVMESVSDIDWSTWTPTESSALLFVIRGGQILLIRKKRGLGAGKINGPGGRLDPGETPLQAAVRETREEVGVAALGVREWGELRFQFTDGYKLLCHVFAADGCEGEAIETDEALPLWTSLHEIPYDEMWADDRLWLPLMLAGRRFSLVSIFDGDRLVDVKIDAHDPADSLFRYLKELGIETETVAHPPVFTVEAAKAHRVNHDGLHVKNLFLRNKKGAMWLVSVQEDRVIDLRGLGERLGAGNLSFCSAERLRKHLGVQPGSVTPLAILHDRDHQVKVAIDASLVGNHGHKVLCHPMTNDRTTAIRDEDLIRFLVSTGHQPVVLNF; from the coding sequence GTGGTAAACAAAGTCCGCGTGATGGAGTCCGTAAGCGATATCGATTGGTCCACATGGACGCCGACGGAGAGTTCGGCGCTTCTTTTCGTGATCCGAGGCGGGCAGATCCTCTTGATCCGGAAAAAACGCGGCCTCGGCGCCGGGAAAATCAACGGGCCCGGTGGCCGGCTCGACCCGGGCGAGACCCCGCTCCAAGCGGCGGTGCGGGAGACCCGGGAGGAGGTCGGTGTGGCCGCGCTCGGTGTGCGCGAATGGGGCGAACTGCGCTTTCAGTTCACCGATGGCTACAAGCTCCTGTGCCACGTCTTCGCCGCCGACGGGTGCGAGGGCGAGGCCATCGAGACCGACGAAGCGCTCCCACTCTGGACGTCGCTCCACGAGATTCCGTACGACGAAATGTGGGCAGACGATCGCCTATGGCTCCCGCTCATGCTCGCCGGCCGCCGGTTTTCGTTGGTCTCCATCTTCGACGGCGATCGCCTGGTGGACGTCAAAATCGATGCACACGATCCGGCCGACTCCCTGTTTCGATATTTGAAAGAGCTCGGTATCGAGACGGAGACCGTCGCACACCCTCCCGTCTTCACCGTCGAAGCAGCCAAAGCGCACCGTGTGAACCACGATGGCCTTCACGTGAAGAACCTATTCTTGCGCAACAAGAAGGGGGCCATGTGGCTCGTCTCCGTGCAGGAAGATCGGGTCATCGACCTGCGCGGACTCGGCGAGCGCCTCGGCGCGGGCAACCTCTCATTTTGCTCGGCCGAGCGGCTGCGCAAGCACCTCGGCGTGCAGCCGGGATCGGTCACCCCGCTGGCGATCCTCCACGATCGCGACCACCAGGTGAAGGTGGCGATCGACGCGTCGTTGGTTGGCAATCATGGTCACAAAGTTCTTTGCCATCCAATGACCAACGACCGCACGACGGCGATTCGCGATGAAGACTTGATTCGATTTCTCGTATCGACGGGTCACCAACCGGTCGTCCTGAACTTTTGA